The following are encoded in a window of Variovorax paradoxus genomic DNA:
- the mreD gene encoding rod shape-determining protein MreD, with amino-acid sequence MIKRPGQQQLLLPVSPVFMWTSLLVALLVNMIPIGRAAWMPDLLALVIVFWGVHQPARVGIGAAFMFGLLMDVHQSSMLGQHALSYTTLGFFAAMIHRRLLWYPVLSQALQVLPLFALSQFIEVITRMIGGGVFPGWGVLISPALEAALWPLASALLLAPQRRTPEPDENRPL; translated from the coding sequence ATGATCAAGCGCCCCGGCCAGCAGCAGCTCTTGCTGCCCGTCAGCCCCGTCTTCATGTGGACCAGCCTGCTCGTGGCGCTGCTGGTCAACATGATCCCCATCGGCCGCGCGGCCTGGATGCCCGACCTGCTGGCACTGGTGATCGTGTTCTGGGGCGTGCACCAGCCCGCGCGCGTGGGCATCGGCGCGGCCTTCATGTTCGGCCTGCTCATGGACGTGCACCAGTCGTCGATGCTGGGCCAGCACGCGCTGTCCTACACCACGCTGGGCTTCTTCGCGGCCATGATCCACCGGCGTCTGCTCTGGTACCCGGTGCTCTCGCAGGCGCTGCAGGTGCTGCCGCTGTTTGCGCTGTCGCAGTTCATCGAGGTGATCACGCGCATGATCGGCGGCGGCGTGTTCCCGGGGTGGGGCGTGCTGATCTCGCCGGCCCTCGAGGCCGCACTGTGGCCGCTGGCCAGTGCGTTGCTGCTGGCGCCGCAGCGCCGCACCCCTGAACCCGACGAGAACCGGCCCCTCTGA
- the mreC gene encoding rod shape-determining protein MreC — MPLGTLDRTAPPLFNQGQSALSKLIFFGALSLFLMVADARFHLVKPIRSAIGAVLYPVQMVALKPVMLVMGGSRYFEELQTAQRNEEEARKALMLQAETASRADTLAQDNARLRELLELRQTTTTPGRPAEVLYDAADPYTRKIVIDQGLTQGVAAGSPVIDARGVLGQVTQVLPFTSEVTLVIDRDLAIPVQNTRTGVRSVAFGDASAHGGGMELRFMAANADLQEGDLLSTSGVDGIYPAGLPVAKIERIERRADSAFARIYCVPLARVTAARYVLVLEPSGAPVAPPHVEAASTQRKRPDGKPGAGKNEKKPAGATR; from the coding sequence ATGCCTCTGGGCACGCTCGATCGCACAGCGCCACCCCTGTTCAACCAGGGGCAATCGGCACTCAGCAAGCTGATCTTCTTCGGCGCGCTCTCGCTCTTCCTCATGGTGGCCGATGCACGCTTTCACCTCGTGAAGCCGATCCGCTCGGCCATCGGCGCGGTGCTCTATCCGGTGCAGATGGTGGCGCTCAAGCCCGTCATGCTGGTGATGGGCGGCAGCCGTTACTTCGAAGAGCTGCAGACCGCGCAGCGCAACGAGGAAGAAGCGCGCAAGGCCCTGATGCTGCAGGCCGAAACTGCCAGCCGCGCCGACACGCTGGCCCAAGACAACGCCCGCCTGCGCGAGCTGCTCGAACTGCGCCAGACCACCACCACGCCGGGCCGCCCGGCCGAGGTGCTGTACGACGCGGCCGACCCCTACACGCGCAAGATCGTCATCGACCAGGGCCTCACGCAGGGCGTGGCGGCCGGCTCGCCGGTGATCGATGCGCGTGGCGTGCTCGGCCAGGTCACGCAGGTGCTGCCCTTCACGAGCGAGGTCACGCTGGTGATCGACCGCGACCTGGCCATTCCCGTGCAGAACACCCGCACCGGCGTGCGCAGCGTGGCCTTCGGCGACGCCTCGGCGCACGGCGGCGGCATGGAGCTGCGCTTCATGGCGGCCAATGCCGACCTGCAGGAGGGCGACCTGCTCTCCACCAGCGGCGTCGATGGCATCTACCCGGCCGGCCTGCCGGTGGCGAAGATCGAACGCATCGAGCGCCGCGCCGATTCGGCCTTTGCGCGCATCTACTGCGTGCCGCTGGCCCGCGTGACGGCGGCGCGCTACGTGCTGGTGCTCGAGCCTTCCGGCGCGCCGGTGGCGCCGCCGCACGTCGAGGCCGCATCCACCCAACGCAAGCGCCCCGACGGCAAGCCCGGCGCCGGCAAGAACGAAAAGAAGCCCGCGGGAGCCACGCGATGA
- a CDS encoding rod shape-determining protein, protein MFGAFRRYFSTDLAIDLGTANTLIFARNKGIVLDEPSVVAIRHEGGPHGKKVIQAVGREAKAMLGKVPGNIEAIRPMKDGVIADFVITEQMIKQFIKMVHPRTLLTPSPRIIICVPCGSTQVERRAIKDAAEAAGATAVYLIEEPMAAAIGAGLPVSEASGSMVVDIGGGTTEVGVISLGGMVYKGSVRVGGDRFDEAIINYIRRNYGMLIGEPTAEVIKKNIGSAFPGSEVKEMEVKGRNLSEGVPRSFTISSNEVLEALTDPLNNIVSAVKNALEQTPPELGADIAERGMMLTGGGALLRDLDRLLAEETGLPVLVAEDPLTCVVRGCGIALERMDRLGSIFTSE, encoded by the coding sequence ATGTTTGGAGCTTTCCGTCGGTACTTCTCCACCGACCTGGCGATCGACCTCGGCACCGCCAACACCCTGATCTTCGCCCGCAACAAGGGCATCGTGCTGGACGAGCCCTCCGTGGTCGCGATCCGCCACGAAGGCGGTCCCCATGGCAAGAAGGTGATCCAGGCCGTCGGCCGCGAAGCCAAGGCCATGCTGGGCAAGGTGCCCGGCAACATCGAGGCCATCCGCCCGATGAAGGACGGCGTGATCGCCGACTTCGTGATCACCGAGCAGATGATCAAGCAGTTCATCAAGATGGTGCACCCGCGCACGCTGCTCACGCCGAGCCCGCGCATCATCATCTGCGTGCCCTGCGGTTCCACCCAGGTCGAGCGCCGCGCCATCAAGGACGCGGCCGAAGCCGCCGGCGCCACCGCCGTCTACCTCATCGAAGAACCCATGGCCGCGGCCATCGGCGCCGGCCTGCCCGTCAGCGAAGCCTCGGGCTCGATGGTGGTGGACATCGGCGGCGGCACCACCGAAGTGGGCGTGATCTCGCTGGGCGGCATGGTCTACAAGGGCTCGGTCCGCGTGGGCGGCGACCGCTTCGACGAAGCCATCATCAACTACATCCGCCGCAACTACGGCATGCTGATCGGCGAGCCGACGGCCGAAGTCATCAAGAAGAACATCGGCTCGGCTTTCCCGGGCTCCGAAGTCAAGGAAATGGAAGTCAAGGGCCGCAACCTTTCCGAAGGCGTGCCGCGCAGCTTCACCATCAGCAGCAACGAAGTGCTGGAAGCCCTGACCGACCCCCTGAACAACATCGTCTCGGCCGTGAAGAACGCGCTGGAACAGACGCCCCCCGAACTGGGCGCCGACATCGCCGAGCGCGGCATGATGCTCACCGGCGGCGGCGCGCTGCTGCGCGACCTCGACCGACTGCTCGCCGAGGAAACCGGCCTGCCGGTGCTCGTGGCCGAAGATCCGCTGACCTGCGTGGTGCGCGGCTGCGGCATCGCGCTCGAACGCATGGACCGTCTCGGTAGCATCTTCACGAGCGAGTAA
- the gatC gene encoding Asp-tRNA(Asn)/Glu-tRNA(Gln) amidotransferase subunit GatC, whose amino-acid sequence MSLSASDIARIASLARLQLAPDESERMLTQINGFFDLVERMRAVDTTGVEPLAHPVAALEDVTLRLRDDVVSEPNNREANQKSAPAVEAGLFLVPKVIE is encoded by the coding sequence ATGTCTCTTTCCGCTTCCGATATTGCACGCATCGCCTCGTTGGCGCGGCTGCAGCTTGCCCCAGACGAAAGCGAGCGCATGCTCACTCAAATCAACGGCTTCTTCGATCTGGTCGAACGCATGCGCGCGGTCGACACCACCGGCGTCGAGCCGCTGGCGCATCCGGTGGCCGCGCTCGAAGACGTGACGCTGCGCCTGCGCGACGACGTCGTGAGCGAGCCGAACAACCGTGAAGCCAACCAGAAGAGCGCCCCGGCCGTCGAAGCCGGCCTGTTCCTCGTGCCCAAGGTGATCGAATGA
- the gatA gene encoding Asp-tRNA(Asn)/Glu-tRNA(Gln) amidotransferase subunit GatA gives MMSTDELHQWSVVALAKALADRKVSAVEASQAFLGRMKAHESLGTFVDVNEEVTLAQARAADALLAKGNAPALAGVPIAHKDIFVTTDFATTAGSKMLAGYRSPFDATVVRRLAEAGAVTLGKLSCDEFAMGSANENVAVPAVGHDKAVPVRNPWNLDRIPGGSSGASAAAVAARLAPAATGTDTGGSIRQPASFCGVTGIKPTYGRASRYGMVAFASSLDQAGPMARSAEDCALLLSAFCGPDLDRDSTSLDKPAEDFGRSLNDSLDGLRIGVPKEFFGDGVAPGVRAAIDAALLQYEKLGAKRVEVSLPRTELSIPVYYILAAAEASSNLSRFDGVKFGHRAKQYKDLAEMYERTRAEGFGDEVKRRIMIGTYVLSHGYYDAYYLQAQKVRRMIADDFQQALTQCDVIAGPAAPTTAWKIGEHGDDPVADYLADIFTLPASLAGLPGMSVPAGFDAGMPVGLQLIGNYFGEAKLLNAAHRFQQATDWHTRTPEGF, from the coding sequence ATGATGAGCACCGATGAACTGCACCAATGGAGCGTGGTCGCGTTGGCGAAGGCGCTGGCCGACCGCAAGGTTTCAGCCGTCGAGGCCTCGCAAGCGTTCCTCGGCCGCATGAAGGCCCACGAATCGCTCGGCACCTTTGTCGACGTCAACGAAGAAGTCACGCTGGCCCAGGCCCGCGCGGCCGACGCGCTCCTTGCGAAGGGCAACGCGCCCGCGCTGGCCGGCGTGCCGATTGCGCACAAGGACATCTTCGTCACCACCGATTTCGCCACCACCGCCGGCTCGAAGATGCTCGCGGGCTACCGCTCGCCCTTCGACGCGACCGTGGTGCGCCGCCTGGCCGAAGCCGGTGCGGTCACGCTCGGCAAGCTCAGCTGCGACGAGTTCGCGATGGGCTCGGCCAACGAGAACGTCGCCGTGCCCGCCGTGGGCCACGACAAAGCCGTGCCCGTGCGCAACCCCTGGAACCTCGACCGCATTCCGGGCGGCTCGTCGGGCGCCAGCGCCGCGGCCGTGGCCGCGCGCCTCGCACCCGCCGCCACCGGCACCGACACCGGCGGCTCGATCCGCCAACCGGCCTCGTTCTGCGGCGTCACCGGCATCAAGCCGACCTACGGCCGCGCCTCGCGCTACGGCATGGTGGCCTTCGCCTCGAGCCTCGACCAGGCCGGCCCGATGGCCCGCTCGGCCGAAGACTGCGCGCTGCTGCTGTCGGCCTTCTGCGGCCCCGACCTCGACCGCGATTCGACCTCGCTCGACAAGCCCGCCGAAGACTTCGGCCGCTCGCTGAACGACTCGCTCGACGGCCTGCGCATCGGCGTGCCGAAGGAGTTCTTCGGTGACGGCGTGGCGCCCGGCGTGCGCGCCGCCATTGATGCAGCGTTGTTGCAGTACGAGAAGCTCGGCGCCAAGCGCGTCGAGGTCTCGCTGCCGCGCACCGAGCTGTCGATTCCCGTGTACTACATCCTGGCCGCCGCGGAAGCGTCGAGCAACCTGAGCCGCTTCGACGGCGTCAAGTTCGGCCACCGCGCCAAGCAGTACAAGGACCTGGCCGAGATGTACGAGCGCACGCGCGCCGAAGGCTTCGGCGACGAAGTGAAGCGCCGCATCATGATCGGCACCTACGTGCTCTCGCACGGCTACTACGACGCCTACTACCTGCAGGCACAGAAGGTGCGCCGCATGATCGCGGACGACTTCCAGCAGGCGCTGACGCAATGCGACGTGATCGCCGGCCCCGCCGCGCCGACCACCGCCTGGAAGATCGGCGAACACGGCGACGACCCCGTGGCCGACTACCTCGCCGACATCTTCACGCTGCCCGCCTCGCTCGCCGGCCTGCCCGGCATGAGCGTGCCCGCAGGCTTCGACGCCGGCATGCCCGTGGGCCTGCAGCTGATCGGCAACTACTTCGGCGAAGCGAAGCTGCTGAACGCAGCGCACCGCTTCCAGCAGGCCACCGACTGGCACACGCGCACGCCGGAGGGCTTCTGA